A segment of the Acidobacteriota bacterium genome:
GGCGTGGGCATTGTCGAGAACGCCTACGACGAAACGATGATCATCGAGGCCATGACGCCCGCCGAGATTCTGACGCGCGAACCGGAGTTGCTGGCTATCGCTAAACAATCGCTGCCGAGTTTTCCGCTCTCAGATATTGATGTGTTGATCGTGGATCGCATCGGCAAAGACATCAGCGGTTCGGGCATGGATCCGAACATCATTGGGCGTATGCGAATCCGTGATCAGATGGAGAACTCCGGGCCGGAGGTGAAGGTCATCGTGATTACGGACATCACCGAGGCTTCGCACGGCAATGCTTGCGGGATTGGTTTGGCCGACGTGACGACGCGGCGTTTGGCCGACAAGATTGATTGGGATGCGACGTATATGAACGGCGTCACCAGCGGGTTTTTCGAGCACTTCATGTTGCCCATCGTCGCGCCGACCGATGCGAAAGCAGTTGAATGGGGCATCCGCGCCAGCCACGCGCCCACCCAGCCCAAGAAGATCGTGCGCATCAAAGACACGTTGCACCTGAGCGAACTTTACGTCTCGGGCGCCGCGCTGGCCGAGGCCAAAGACAAGGTCGAAATTATCAGTGAACCAATGGACTTGTTTGACGAACGGGGCGCGCTCATCGCGTTTTGAACTATGGCAGAGCGTGTTTTAACGCTGCGTGAACTCAACCGGGCGACGCTGGCTCGGCAGATGTTGCTGGCGCGTGCGGATGTATCTGTTCCTGCTGTTATCGAACGGCTGGTTGGGATGCAGGCGCAACTCGCCTCCGCGCCGTATGTCGGTTTGTGGACGCGCTTGCCCGCTTTCAAACGCGCGGACCTGGCGGAGTTGATTGAGAACCGCATGGTGGTCAAAGCGACGCTGATGCGCGCGACCTTGCACCTTTGCACGGCGGCGGATTACCTGCGTTTTCGCACGACGCTGCAACCGATGCTGAGCGGCGCGGGCGCGGCCATTGCCAAACAACGCGGCAACGATTTTGACCGCGACAAACTATTGAATGCCGCCCGCAAATCCATCGGCGAAAAGTCGCGTACCTTTGCCGAAATCAGCACAATGGTTTCAGAGTTGATGCCTGACTATGATGTGGGCGTGTTGCGCTACACGGTGCGCACGCACATCCCATTGGTGCAAGTGCCGATTGCCAGCGGTTGGAGCTATTCCAACAAGCCTGAATTCACGCTCGCCGAAACGTGGCTGGATCAGAAAATTTCACCCAAAGACAATTTGCAAGAATTGGTGCGGCGTTATCTGGCGGCGTTCGGCCCCGCTGGCGTGACGGATGCGCAAACGTGGTTGGGAATGAAGCTGAAGGATGTGTTTGAAGAGTTGCGGCCCGAATTGCAGGTCTATCGTGATGAAGGGCGGCGCGAATTGTTCGATCTGCCCGATCAAGTTTTACCTGCTGAAGAGACGCTCGCGCCCGTGCGCTTCTTGCCGGAATTCGACAACCTGCTGCTGTCGCACAGCAACCGCAAGCGCGTAGTGGCCGACGAATATCGCGCACGGGTTTACCTGCCCGCCTTGCGGGTCGCCGCGACAATCCTAGTGGACGGTTTCGTGCGTGGGGCGTGGAAGGTTGAAAAAGACAAGACTGCTGCGACCTTGGTGATCGAACCTTTTGAGAAGCTGGCGAAAAAGGAGCGTGTGGCGCTCGCCGAAGAAGGCGGGCGGCTGCTGCGTTTTGTCGAACCAGAGGCCAAATCGTTCGCAGTGCGGTTTGCCGAGAATCCTTGAGTTAGCGCCTGCGCAGCAATCAATCTGAACAACCCGGAGCAATTGGTATGAGCAAAGGCCGCCTGGAAGCCTTCAGTGATGGTGTCATTGCGATCATCATCACGATTATGGTGTTGGAATTGAAAGTGCCGCATGGTGACGATTGGGCGGCGTTGCAACCCTTGCTGCCCGTGCTGCTGAGTTATGTGCTCAGCTTCGTCTATATCGGCATTTACTGGAACAACCATCACCACATGTTGCAAGCCGCCGGCAGGGTCAACGGCATCATCCTCTGGGCCAATTTACATCTGCTGTTCTGGCTTTCACTCTTTCCGTTTATGACCGCGTGGATGGGCGAAAATCATTTCGCGGCCTTGCCGGTGGCGCTGTATGGCGCGGTACTGTTTATGGCGGGTACTGCATATTACATCCTGGCGCGGGCGTTGGCGGCGCATCACGGCAAAGATTCCAAATTGGCTGTGGCGCTTGGGAAGGATTACAAGGGGCTGCTCTCGCTGGTTATTTACGCGCTGGCGATTGTGCTGGCGTGGCGTTACACGTGGACGGCCTTTGCCTTGTATGTGGTGGTGGCGTTGCTCTGGTTTATCCCGGATCGCCGGATTGAACGTGTGTTTGCGGATTGACGCCGGGGCAAAGATTTGGTCGTTATGACTTTTGCTGCTGCTCCAACTGCAATTGCGTAAACGCCAGCAACATTAGATACACGGCGCTAAACAACAGCGTGAACAAGCCGGCAAAGGCCAGCGTCTGGGTATGCGCCCAGGGGTCGCGCACGCCATCCAGCAACTCAAAAAACAGATTGCCGGGCCGGAACAAGACATCCCAACTATTCCAACGCAACACGCGCCCGAAATAGAGGCCGAAGCCATTCAACACCATCACGCCAAACACGAACAACCAACTGGCCGCGCGTCCGGCGAAGCGGCGCACCATCTCTTGCATCAGGAACAGCGAGACCAGCCCCAGAAATACGCCCGTCCAGGCAAACGATACCAGCACGATCAGGTCGTACCAGAGCGGCACGCCGTTGCGTGGTTTCAGATGAATGATGTCCGTCACCAAATAGGTGGCGTTGGGCAGAAACAACAACCATAAAACAGCAAAGACGCTCACCGGCAACCAGCGCCGCTGCCGGTGCTGCAACCCGTGTTGCAAGTTATAAGCCGCCAGCGCGCCTAACAACGGCAGCCACGCCAGAAATAGATTCCAGATCAGCCAGCTTTGCAACACACCGTAACGCCACGTGCGCAGGCCCAACAGCGCCAGACAAAGCGCCGTGGCAAAGACGAGTGCGGCTACGACAGGGAATTGCCTGCGCCAATGCGAATAGCCGGGCCATTGCGAGAGGGAAGGTGCGTTGGAGAGGGTAGACATCGGAAAACGTGAACGCATACGAAACCTCGGTGGTGAATTCGGGGCAGAGCCAAGTGCAGCTTAGCACGCCGCGCAAGCTCAAACGAACCGAGGTTGGGTTGCGTTCCTAAAACCTCCGGTACAGCAGAGCTTTTGCAAAGTCCTCAAACATCCGCCAAAGACCTTTGACTGACGCCTGATTCCCGGTTCCTGATTCCTGACAAATTGAAAATACCGGCAGCTTTTCAGTTTGTCAGGAATCAGGAACCGGGAATCAGGCGTCAGTCAAACCGTTCGAGCGCTCTCGCTAGCGACTTTACAAAAGCCCTGTCCGGTACAGCACCACTGCTGCTGCCTGCTTGCTCACGTTCAAGCCGCTGTGCTACGTTGCGCCGCGTCTATTCGAGCCTGCACTCGATTCACCAAACATCTTCAAAGAGCGGAGACCACAGTGGCAAAACAACCGATCTATGATGCCATCATCATTGGTTCTGGCGCGTCCGGCGGCATGGCGGCCAAGGAACTGACCGAACGCGGCCTGCGCGTGCTCGTGTTGGAAGCCGGCCCGAAGCTCGACCCCAGCCAGTTCAGCATGAACAAGTGGGCTTACGAATCCATGTATCGCGGCTTTGGCCCGACAGGCTGGAAGCAAAACGAGCAATGGATGCAGGACACGGCGGGCGAATTCAGCCGCAACTTTTACATCAAAGACACCGAGCATCCTTACACGACCGATCCGGGCAAACCGTTTATGTGGGTGCGCGCGCGCGTCGTCGGCGGCAAGACGCTGCACTGGGGCCGCCTGTCGTGGCGCTTTTCCGACCTGGATTTCAAAGCCAAAACACACGACGGT
Coding sequences within it:
- a CDS encoding DUF1361 domain-containing protein — its product is MRSRFPMSTLSNAPSLSQWPGYSHWRRQFPVVAALVFATALCLALLGLRTWRYGVLQSWLIWNLFLAWLPLLGALAAYNLQHGLQHRQRRWLPVSVFAVLWLLFLPNATYLVTDIIHLKPRNGVPLWYDLIVLVSFAWTGVFLGLVSLFLMQEMVRRFAGRAASWLFVFGVMVLNGFGLYFGRVLRWNSWDVLFRPGNLFFELLDGVRDPWAHTQTLAFAGLFTLLFSAVYLMLLAFTQLQLEQQQKS
- a CDS encoding AlkZ family DNA glycosylase, which translates into the protein MAERVLTLRELNRATLARQMLLARADVSVPAVIERLVGMQAQLASAPYVGLWTRLPAFKRADLAELIENRMVVKATLMRATLHLCTAADYLRFRTTLQPMLSGAGAAIAKQRGNDFDRDKLLNAARKSIGEKSRTFAEISTMVSELMPDYDVGVLRYTVRTHIPLVQVPIASGWSYSNKPEFTLAETWLDQKISPKDNLQELVRRYLAAFGPAGVTDAQTWLGMKLKDVFEELRPELQVYRDEGRRELFDLPDQVLPAEETLAPVRFLPEFDNLLLSHSNRKRVVADEYRARVYLPALRVAATILVDGFVRGAWKVEKDKTAATLVIEPFEKLAKKERVALAEEGGRLLRFVEPEAKSFAVRFAENP
- a CDS encoding DUF2088 domain-containing protein, which codes for MTNYQFTKIRQQFPRTVLANIEQTVAQQLEKLQIKPGARIAVGAGSRGIANIARIAKAVVAAVKAKGGEPFIFPAMGSHGGATGLGQAEILASYGINAETMGCPIRSSMEVVPLDQGSLEIPLFMDRHAYESDGVILINRIKPHTAFHGQYESGLMKMCIIGLGKERLANTLHAHGIYGLTTLMPKVATKILETGKVLLGVGIVENAYDETMIIEAMTPAEILTREPELLAIAKQSLPSFPLSDIDVLIVDRIGKDISGSGMDPNIIGRMRIRDQMENSGPEVKVIVITDITEASHGNACGIGLADVTTRRLADKIDWDATYMNGVTSGFFEHFMLPIVAPTDAKAVEWGIRASHAPTQPKKIVRIKDTLHLSELYVSGAALAEAKDKVEIISEPMDLFDERGALIAF
- a CDS encoding DUF1211 domain-containing protein; the encoded protein is MSKGRLEAFSDGVIAIIITIMVLELKVPHGDDWAALQPLLPVLLSYVLSFVYIGIYWNNHHHMLQAAGRVNGIILWANLHLLFWLSLFPFMTAWMGENHFAALPVALYGAVLFMAGTAYYILARALAAHHGKDSKLAVALGKDYKGLLSLVIYALAIVLAWRYTWTAFALYVVVALLWFIPDRRIERVFAD